A single Ketogulonicigenium vulgare WSH-001 DNA region contains:
- a CDS encoding C40 family peptidase codes for MDRRLTPANTRVAAEYLRGKVEAASFVTGTPARVTRPVADLLDQPAGKRERQVLFGAAVTVYEVIDGWAFVQAARDGYVGYIAADCIGDARQATHRVATMATHVYPDANIKLHEVMHLSLGAEVTVIAELPKFFETPEGFIFKSHLRPLVQPFQDPVTVAQMLFGVPYLWGGNSSLGIDCSGTVNMALTLCGIACPGDADLQEAALGTALPLDAPLQRGDLIFWKGHVALMVDADTMIHANGNDMAVRYENYASAVKRIEVQGGGPVTSIKRL; via the coding sequence ATGGATCGTCGTCTGACCCCCGCCAACACGCGTGTCGCCGCTGAATATCTGCGCGGCAAGGTCGAGGCCGCCAGCTTTGTCACCGGCACCCCGGCCCGCGTCACGCGGCCTGTGGCCGATCTGCTGGATCAGCCCGCCGGCAAGCGCGAGCGTCAGGTGCTGTTCGGCGCGGCGGTCACCGTTTACGAGGTGATCGACGGTTGGGCCTTTGTGCAGGCCGCGCGTGATGGCTATGTCGGGTACATTGCGGCCGATTGCATTGGCGACGCGCGCCAAGCGACCCACCGTGTCGCCACGATGGCCACGCATGTTTATCCCGATGCCAATATCAAACTGCATGAGGTGATGCACCTTTCGCTGGGGGCCGAGGTGACGGTGATCGCCGAGCTGCCAAAGTTTTTCGAGACGCCCGAAGGGTTTATCTTTAAATCCCACCTGCGCCCGCTGGTCCAGCCATTCCAAGATCCGGTCACCGTGGCGCAGATGCTGTTCGGCGTGCCCTATCTGTGGGGCGGCAATTCATCATTGGGGATCGACTGTTCGGGCACGGTGAATATGGCATTGACCCTCTGCGGTATCGCCTGTCCGGGTGACGCTGACCTGCAAGAGGCAGCGCTGGGCACCGCTTTGCCGCTTGATGCGCCCCTGCAGCGCGGTGATCTGATCTTTTGGAAGGGGCATGTGGCGCTGATGGTGGATGCAGATACGATGATCCACGCCAACGGCAATGACATGGCAGTGCGCTATGAAAACTATGCCTCGGCGGTGAAACGGATCGAGGTGCAGGGCGGCGGCCCCGTGACATCCATCAAGCGGCTTTAA
- a CDS encoding DUF2794 domain-containing protein, translated as MNQTIPFAPGAVEQVAFHRTELQPILNVYGRNVAAGEWRDYGIANLRDVAIFSIFRRAAETPVYRIEKRPKLRMRQGQYAVIGAEGQVLRRGNDLQAVLKVLEGKPRLID; from the coding sequence ATGAACCAAACGATCCCCTTTGCACCCGGTGCGGTTGAGCAGGTGGCGTTTCATCGCACCGAGCTGCAACCGATCCTGAATGTCTATGGCCGCAATGTGGCGGCGGGCGAATGGCGTGATTACGGCATCGCCAATTTGCGCGATGTGGCGATTTTCTCGATCTTTCGCCGCGCAGCGGAAACGCCGGTCTATCGCATTGAAAAACGGCCAAAGCTGCGGATGCGGCAGGGGCAATATGCGGTAATCGGCGCCGAGGGTCAGGTGCTGCGGCGCGGCAATGACCTGCAAGCCGTGTTAAAAGTGCTAGAGGGCAAGCCGCGCCTGATTGATTAA